From the genome of Arthrobacter sp. SLBN-122:
TTGCCGGGAACCTCCTCGACGGCGGCTGCCGCGAGGTGGTGGTGGTCCTTGGAGCGGGCGCACCGCACGTGGCAGCCGCAGCCGAACTGGACCGCTACCGGGTCATCGTCAACCAGGACTGGCACACGGGAATGGGCCGTTCCTTCCTGCTCGGCCACCAGGCCGCTGATCCGGGAGACCACCTACTGATCGCCCTGGTGGACCAGCCCGGCCTGACGCCCGCAACGGTGAAGCGGCTGCTTGCCCGCCACCGCCCCGGACGGATCACCGCCGCCGCGTACCGCCGCCGGGACGGCCTCGACAAAGGCGGGGACGCCGAACTCCAGAGGGGTCACCCGCTGCTCATCGACGCCTCGCTGAGGGATGCGGTGTGCGCAACAGTGACGGGTGACGCCGGGGCGCGCGGCTTTCTGCGGGCACATCCGGAGTTGGTGGATGAGGTGGATTGCAGCGATCAGTCAACCGGTGAGGACGTGGATACTCCCGACCAGTTGCACCTTCTCCGCTGACACCCGCTGATGGTCATGCCTGCACCCGAAGGTACCGTTCAAGGGCATCTTCTCCGGGTGACTTTCCATGTCGAAAGAAGTCGACACTGCCAAGCCTTAGTCCCTCCGGCCAGTGTGGTGGCTCCCAGTCCTGGTGTTCGCTTTTGTAGTGCCGGCCCGTGGGTGAGGTCCAGCCGGGTGGTTCATTCTTGGTCGCGGGGGTGGGTTTCCAGCCTGTGATGTGCCGGAGCCGGTGGTGCTTGGGGCATGATTGTCCCAGGTTGCTGATGCCGGTGGTGCCGCCTTTGTGCCAGGCGAGGATGTGGTCGGCCTCGTTGTCCAGGGAGTTGTTGCTGCAACCGGGGAACGGGCACTTGCCGTCCCGCATCCGCAGCCAGGCCCGCATCGCTCTTGTGATTCGGTAGCTGGTCCTGCCGATCTCCAGCGGTGCACCGTCGCGCGGGTCCACCAGGACCCGGTGGAAGGAATCGGCCCCGTCCGCGACGAGCCGCCGTGCCATGGACGCCGGGATGGGCCCGTACCCGTCCAGGACCGCCGGCTCCTCCGTCACCCCCATCAGCGCGAACACCGGGACCGTGACCAGAACCTGCGCCTGGATGTGCGTCGACAGGTGTTCCCGCCCGGCGCCGTCACTCCTACCGTCGCCGCCACCGGCCGCGACGACGCTGCCCGCGACGACGCTGCCCGCGACCTCGCCCGTGGCGCCGGCACTGCTCCCGCTCATGTTGCCACTGGTGTCACCGCCCGTGCCCAGCCCACCACTCAGGATCGCTTCGGCAAAGGTATCGGCACGCAGCTGGGGCATGGTGCGGGACTCGTTAGGGCCCTGCATCCCACGGGCAATAGCGGTGAGCCGGTTCCAGCCCGCCAAGGCCTGGTCCGCGGGCAGGCACGCGCTGAGCCAGGCCATCCCGTCCTGGTCCGGCCGGAACTCCACCCGCCGGTCCGCCACGCCCTTGGCATGGCGCTTCTCGATGCTTTCGGCGTGGTGGCGTTCCCGCCAGAGCCGGGCCTTGGACTTGAACCGGTGCGCCGGCATCTGCCCCATCGGGCACCCCCGGGCCGCGTCAAGTGCGTCCGGGTCAAGGAAATGCGCCTCCAACGCCGCCGCCCCCGCAGCATCAAGGCTGGCCGTCTCATCGGCCATGGCCACGGCGTGCTGCCATGAGATCACCCCGGCCTGCAACCCCTCCAGGGTCAGCGGCAACCTGGCTGTTACGGCGTGGGACGTGGCAAGGAAAGACCCCGCAGCCCGCGGACCCAACGCCAGCACGCACCCGATCTCCGCCGAGACCGCCATCTCCTGCGCCACCACCAGCACATCCGGCCCCGCAACAGCCCAGGCAGCCTCCGCGTACCTCACCGCGGCCTTCGCCTTTAGCCCCGCGATCCCCGCCTCGACCTGCCGGGACCCAGCCAAAATATCCAGGCACCCATCCGCCAACCCCGCCAACGGATCAGCGGCCGAAAACGGCAACGACCCCGCCCCATCAACCTCCGCATCAAGCACAGCGAGGGCAGCCTTGATGTCCTCAAACGCCCTCGCCACCGCCGCTTTCCCCATAAACCCATCATGACAAGGGGGTCTGACAATCAAGACCGGCCACGGAGAATTCAGCTCAGCCCTGCATCCTTCCCGCCAGCAACTGCTCCAGTCCCCGTTTGAAGCCAGCCCGCCCGCCGTGGGCGGGATGCCGGATTTTGGGGGCGTTCAGGCCGCTGCGCTGCAGGCTGTGCTGGGCTACGTTGCCCACCGCCACGATGGAACTGATCCCGAACAACGCTGCGAGGTCCTGCCAGAAGGGGGTTCCGAGTTTCGTCTCGGACGGCTTGGGCGTGCGGTTGGACAACGGCTTCCCTGGTTGATGGGGATGCCAGGGAAATGCGCTCCACAGCAGTGGCAGAAGCCCTACGTCCTCCAGCACCTGCCACATCACGGTGGCCGTTGGCTCTGCGGCAACTCCCGCAGCTTCCGGCGGAAGCACGTACCCCTTCCCGGGTCCAAAGAGGCCAAAGCTGTTGGCGGGGCCCTCAAAGATGGTCCGGTTGGTGAAGGGAACCCCGGTGACGCGCATGCCCCTGAATCCCGGTGCCTCCCCTACCAGCAGTATCCCGGGCCGCCGGTCGAGCATCTCCTGCAGGTAGATTTCCAGGTTGCGGCGGCGCAGCTCATTTGCCGGCACCGCATGGTTGAAGAAGTTGTTGGCCGCCGCTCCCGTTTCCACAGCCGCAAGCCGCTCAACAAGATCGTGGAAGGAGGCAGTCACCGGCGTGCTCTCAACCAGGCGGCGAACGTTACCAGCGGGGGTGGATGGCCTCGCGGAAGTAGTGGTCGTAGATCCAGCGGACGCCTTCGTCGAAGTCCTTGCCAACGCTGACCGTGGCTGCGGCAGCGTTAGCCCGGGCCTGCTCCACATTGCGGGCACCGGGGATGACGGTGGTGACCCCATCCTGTGCGGCGATCCAGGCGATGGCAGCCTGGGCGTTGGTGGCACCCTCCGGCACCAGCTGCTCAAACTCAGCCACGGCCTTCAGGCCCAGTTCGTAGTCCACGCCGGAGAAGGTCTCGCCGACGTCGAAGGCTTCGCCCTTGCGGTTGTAGTTCCGGTGGTCATTCTCGGCGAAGGCGGTGTCTTTCGAGTACTTCCCTGACAGCAGCCCGGAGGCGAGCGGCACGCGTGCGACGATGCCCACGCCTGCGGCCCTGGCAGCCGGGAGGACCTCATCCAGCGGCTTGAGCCGGAAGGCATTCAGAATGATCTGGACCGACGCGGTCCCCTCGTGCCGGATCGCCTCGAGGGCCTCGTCCGTCCGTTCCACGCTGACGCCGTAGTTCTTAATGGCGCCTTCGGACACCAGGGTGTCCAGGGCGTCGTACACCTCGTTGTTGCTGTAGACCGGAGTGGGCGGGCAGTGCAGCTGGACCAGGTCCAGGGTGTCCGTGCCCAGGTTCGTCCGTGACCGGTCAACCCACTGGCGGAAGTTGGCCAGGGTGTAGTTTTCCGGCCGCTGTTCCACGCGCCGGCCCATCTTGGTGGCCACCGTAACGCCCAGGCCCGGGTTGTCCGCGAGGAACTTTCCAATGGCCTGCTCGCTCTTGCCGTCCCCGTAGACGTCGGCGGTGTCAAAGAGGGTCACGCCGGCCTCCACGGAGGCTGCGAGGATGGCCTGCGCCTGTGCCGGGTCAACGTTGCCCCAGTCCGCCCCGAGCTGCCAGGTACCCAGCCCCACAATGGAGACGTTCCGTCCGGTCTTGCCTAAAATCCGCTGTTCCATCCCACGACTATATGCAACGATGCAACCCGCGGTCAGATCCGCCCCGCTGCGAACGCCTCTGGGGTCCGGATGTGACCTCGTTGCCCTAGGACGGAACGTGCTCCACCTTGGGCACCAGCCCTGCCTCCTTCAGCCCCAGGTAGATCCGGTCCCGCGCAATGGGCAGGGATGCGAAGCGAACTCCAGTGGCGTTGCGGATGGCGTTCGCGAGCGCGGGGGCCACCGGGTTGAACGGGCTTTCGCTCATGGACTTGGCCCCCAGCGGGCCCATCTTGTCGTTGGTGTCCGCGAAGTAGACCTCGCTGCGCGGCACGTCCGCAAAAGTAGGAATGTGGTACTGCCGGAGGATGTCCGTGGTGACCTTGCCGGCGTCGTCCACCACCACTTCCTCGTACAGCGTGGCACCCAGGGCCTGCGCGATCCCGCCTTCGATCTGGCCGCGGCACTGCCGCGGGTTGACCACCACCCCGGCGTCAGCTGCCTGCACGCTTTGCAGGATTTTCAGCTCGCCGGTGCCGCGGTTCACCCCCACCCGGAAGCCGTGCACGTTGAACGCGACGGAGCGCGGCGTACCGCCCCAGCGCCCTTCGGCAGCGAGTTCGACGCCGGCTTCCGCGGCCGCCTGCGCAAGTTCCGAAAGTGCCACGGGAGTCCCGTCCACCACCAGGGAATCCCCATCGAGGACGCACGCCGAGGCCTGGGTCTGCCGGATGCCGGCGGCGAACGCCCGGATCCGGACCGCCAGTTCCTCCGCTGCTGCGAGGGTGGCCTTGCCGGCCACC
Proteins encoded in this window:
- the nboR gene encoding nicotine blue oxidoreductase, yielding MGNTGPDNSQDRQATGIVLAGGGGSRLGLGPKALLPYRGRPLVETIAGNLLDGGCREVVVVLGAGAPHVAAAAELDRYRVIVNQDWHTGMGRSFLLGHQAADPGDHLLIALVDQPGLTPATVKRLLARHRPGRITAAAYRRRDGLDKGGDAELQRGHPLLIDASLRDAVCATVTGDAGARGFLRAHPELVDEVDCSDQSTGEDVDTPDQLHLLR
- a CDS encoding HNH endonuclease signature motif containing protein, which codes for MGKAAVARAFEDIKAALAVLDAEVDGAGSLPFSAADPLAGLADGCLDILAGSRQVEAGIAGLKAKAAVRYAEAAWAVAGPDVLVVAQEMAVSAEIGCVLALGPRAAGSFLATSHAVTARLPLTLEGLQAGVISWQHAVAMADETASLDAAGAAALEAHFLDPDALDAARGCPMGQMPAHRFKSKARLWRERHHAESIEKRHAKGVADRRVEFRPDQDGMAWLSACLPADQALAGWNRLTAIARGMQGPNESRTMPQLRADTFAEAILSGGLGTGGDTSGNMSGSSAGATGEVAGSVVAGSVVAAGGGDGRSDGAGREHLSTHIQAQVLVTVPVFALMGVTEEPAVLDGYGPIPASMARRLVADGADSFHRVLVDPRDGAPLEIGRTSYRITRAMRAWLRMRDGKCPFPGCSNNSLDNEADHILAWHKGGTTGISNLGQSCPKHHRLRHITGWKPTPATKNEPPGWTSPTGRHYKSEHQDWEPPHWPEGLRLGSVDFFRHGKSPGEDALERYLRVQA
- a CDS encoding uracil-DNA glycosylase; translation: MTASFHDLVERLAAVETGAAANNFFNHAVPANELRRRNLEIYLQEMLDRRPGILLVGEAPGFRGMRVTGVPFTNRTIFEGPANSFGLFGPGKGYVLPPEAAGVAAEPTATVMWQVLEDVGLLPLLWSAFPWHPHQPGKPLSNRTPKPSETKLGTPFWQDLAALFGISSIVAVGNVAQHSLQRSGLNAPKIRHPAHGGRAGFKRGLEQLLAGRMQG
- a CDS encoding aldo/keto reductase: MEQRILGKTGRNVSIVGLGTWQLGADWGNVDPAQAQAILAASVEAGVTLFDTADVYGDGKSEQAIGKFLADNPGLGVTVATKMGRRVEQRPENYTLANFRQWVDRSRTNLGTDTLDLVQLHCPPTPVYSNNEVYDALDTLVSEGAIKNYGVSVERTDEALEAIRHEGTASVQIILNAFRLKPLDEVLPAARAAGVGIVARVPLASGLLSGKYSKDTAFAENDHRNYNRKGEAFDVGETFSGVDYELGLKAVAEFEQLVPEGATNAQAAIAWIAAQDGVTTVIPGARNVEQARANAAAATVSVGKDFDEGVRWIYDHYFREAIHPRW